One genomic region from Candidatus Eisenbacteria bacterium encodes:
- a CDS encoding amidohydrolase family protein, which translates to MSLPDSAARPFAPLPALVALLAVMLCFQSVHAATPRVHAITGARIVTAPGAVIERGTIVIRDGVIVAVGAAVTVPADARVWEAESLTIYPGLIDPSVVLKPTAPPSAVPVGPQPRRIPAGPEGRGAASSLSTVIPETRAVELLPVIKEQRDALRAAGFTVIHALPANGIFRGSSAVVALEDDAPTGHVLVDDAAQVVTMTPALGTYPASLMGAIAVVRQTFLDAKWYRDARAAYARHSQGVERPLTNVSLAALEPAIAGRQRVWFLATDMLQVLRASTLAREAQLDAVVVGTGDEYKRAAEIAAARIPIVVAVNFPDPPDVSTPESVVELSAEELRHWNQAASNAAILARRGVPVAFTSNGLKDPKDFRARVARAIARGLSPEDALSAVTTVPARLLGLADRIGTLAPGKIANLTVVRGPLFDEKSVVREVWIDGARYETQKDESSPVGRWLGFTTGVDDTLIVGTEPDTTVMRVAGRDTLRASEVRLDGVRLRFRIARATLGVADVDVTAKNDALIGTMTSGPDAQRTTTPIAMTKVPEAAKPAGPPAGVSADAVVPTPIVMGNTEAWRMPVPVQPATVLVRNATVWTAGPQGTLMNADLLVRAGKVVAVGKSLTAPAKAVVIDGTGKHVSPGVIDEHSHAAVLGDVNECTNNVTCEVRIEDVVNSESRNLYLHLAGGTTIMHMLHGSCNAIGGQCIALKNKWGLAPDELVIRDMPGTVKFALGENPKQSNWGVQATDRYPKSRAGVEQSIREAFLEARDYRAEWDEYRRTRHGLPPRRDLQLDALVEIIEGRRLVHCHSYRQDEILMLMRLAEEFGFRVNTFTHILEGYKVADELAAHGASAMGFSDWWAYKFEVYDAIPHNGYLMWDRGVNTGFNSDDAELARRLNTEAAKAVKYGGVPPEEAIKFVTLNPARSLKIDARVGSLEPGKDADFVIWNGSPLSPYSACLETWIEGRKYFDRTADLEGRGALAAERTALIERAAKAKKDAKPGGGAQSTPPRYLEETALDGNACGGADSGHAEAFLGEAERNARRSGEVKR; encoded by the coding sequence ATGTCGCTCCCCGACTCCGCCGCACGACCTTTCGCGCCGCTCCCGGCCCTGGTGGCCCTGCTCGCGGTGATGCTGTGCTTCCAGTCGGTGCACGCCGCCACGCCACGCGTCCATGCGATCACGGGGGCTCGCATCGTCACGGCACCCGGAGCCGTGATCGAGCGCGGAACGATCGTGATTCGCGACGGCGTGATCGTCGCGGTCGGCGCTGCGGTGACGGTCCCGGCGGATGCGCGGGTGTGGGAAGCCGAGAGCCTCACGATCTATCCGGGACTCATCGATCCGAGCGTCGTGCTCAAGCCGACCGCCCCCCCGAGTGCTGTACCGGTGGGTCCGCAACCGCGGCGGATTCCGGCCGGTCCCGAGGGGCGTGGTGCTGCGAGTTCGCTTTCGACGGTGATCCCCGAGACGCGAGCGGTCGAGCTGCTGCCGGTGATCAAGGAGCAGCGCGACGCGCTGCGTGCGGCGGGCTTCACGGTGATTCACGCGCTGCCTGCGAACGGCATCTTCCGTGGCTCGAGCGCGGTGGTGGCGCTCGAGGACGATGCGCCGACCGGCCACGTGCTCGTCGACGACGCGGCGCAGGTCGTGACCATGACGCCGGCGCTCGGTACCTATCCGGCGTCTCTGATGGGCGCGATCGCCGTGGTGCGGCAGACGTTTCTCGATGCGAAGTGGTATCGCGATGCGCGGGCGGCCTACGCGCGCCACTCTCAGGGCGTCGAGCGTCCGCTGACCAACGTGTCGCTCGCCGCACTCGAGCCTGCGATCGCCGGGCGGCAGCGCGTGTGGTTCCTCGCCACCGACATGCTGCAGGTGCTGCGTGCTTCGACGCTGGCCCGGGAAGCCCAGCTCGACGCGGTGGTGGTCGGTACCGGCGACGAGTACAAGCGCGCGGCGGAGATCGCGGCGGCCCGCATCCCGATCGTGGTGGCGGTGAACTTTCCGGATCCGCCCGATGTCTCGACGCCCGAGAGCGTGGTCGAGCTCTCGGCCGAGGAACTGCGCCACTGGAACCAGGCTGCATCGAACGCGGCGATCCTTGCGCGGCGCGGGGTGCCGGTCGCCTTCACGTCGAATGGGCTCAAGGATCCGAAGGACTTTCGCGCCCGCGTGGCGCGCGCAATTGCGCGCGGGCTCTCACCCGAGGACGCGCTTTCCGCCGTCACCACCGTGCCGGCGCGGCTGCTGGGGCTCGCGGACCGCATCGGCACGCTGGCGCCGGGCAAGATCGCGAACCTCACGGTCGTGCGAGGACCGCTGTTCGACGAGAAGAGCGTGGTGCGCGAAGTGTGGATCGACGGCGCTCGCTACGAAACGCAGAAAGACGAGAGTTCGCCGGTCGGACGCTGGCTGGGCTTCACGACCGGAGTCGACGACACGCTGATCGTCGGCACCGAACCGGACACCACCGTCATGCGGGTGGCCGGTCGCGACACGCTGCGGGCGAGCGAAGTGCGGCTCGACGGAGTGCGGCTGCGGTTTCGCATCGCGCGGGCGACGCTCGGAGTGGCCGACGTCGACGTGACCGCGAAGAACGACGCTCTGATCGGGACGATGACGAGCGGTCCCGACGCGCAACGCACGACCACGCCGATCGCCATGACGAAGGTGCCGGAGGCCGCGAAGCCGGCCGGCCCGCCGGCGGGCGTGAGTGCGGACGCGGTCGTGCCGACCCCGATCGTGATGGGTAACACCGAGGCATGGCGCATGCCGGTTCCCGTGCAGCCGGCGACGGTGCTGGTGCGCAACGCGACGGTGTGGACCGCCGGGCCCCAGGGCACGCTGATGAATGCGGACCTGCTGGTGCGCGCCGGAAAAGTGGTCGCGGTTGGCAAGTCGCTCACAGCACCCGCGAAAGCGGTGGTGATCGACGGCACCGGCAAGCATGTTTCGCCCGGCGTGATCGACGAGCACAGCCACGCCGCGGTGCTCGGCGACGTCAATGAGTGCACGAACAACGTGACCTGCGAAGTTCGAATCGAGGACGTCGTCAACTCGGAGTCGCGAAATCTCTACCTGCACCTGGCGGGCGGCACCACGATCATGCACATGCTGCACGGCTCGTGTAACGCGATCGGCGGCCAGTGCATCGCGCTCAAGAACAAGTGGGGGCTGGCGCCCGACGAGCTGGTGATCCGCGACATGCCCGGCACCGTCAAGTTCGCGCTCGGCGAGAATCCCAAGCAGTCGAACTGGGGCGTTCAGGCCACCGATCGCTACCCCAAATCGCGCGCGGGCGTCGAGCAGAGCATTCGCGAGGCGTTCCTCGAGGCGCGCGACTACCGCGCCGAGTGGGACGAGTACCGTCGCACGAGGCACGGCCTGCCGCCGCGCCGCGATCTGCAGCTCGACGCGCTGGTCGAGATCATCGAGGGCAGGCGACTGGTGCATTGCCACTCGTATCGGCAGGACGAAATCCTGATGCTGATGCGTCTCGCCGAGGAATTCGGATTCCGCGTCAACACGTTCACGCACATCCTCGAGGGCTACAAGGTCGCGGACGAACTGGCGGCGCACGGCGCCTCGGCGATGGGATTCAGTGACTGGTGGGCCTACAAGTTCGAGGTCTACGACGCGATTCCACACAACGGGTACCTGATGTGGGATCGGGGCGTGAACACCGGATTCAACTCGGACGACGCCGAGCTGGCGCGGCGCCTCAACACCGAAGCCGCGAAGGCCGTGAAGTACGGCGGGGTTCCGCCCGAGGAAGCGATCAAGTTCGTGACGCTGAACCCCGCCCGGTCGCTCAAGATCGATGCGCGCGTGGGCTCGCTCGAGCCCGGCAAGGACGCGGACTTCGTGATCTGGAATGGCAGCCCGCTGTCGCCCTACTCGGCATGCCTCGAGACCTGGATCGAGGGCCGCAAGTATTTCGATCGCACGGCAGACCTCGAGGGTCGCGGCGCGCTGGCCGCGGAGCGCACCGCGTTGATCGAACGCGCCGCGAAGGCGAAGAAGGACGCGAAGCCGGGCGGTGGCGCACAAAGCACGCCCCCGCGCTATCTGGAAGAAACCGCGCTCGACGGTAATGCGTGCGGCGGCGCCGATTCCGGTCACGCCGAGGCGTTCCTGGGCGAGGCCGAACGAAACGCGCGCCGCAGCGGCGAGGTGAAACGATGA
- a CDS encoding amidohydrolase family protein, which yields MKRAIIGLAVAALVVGSMRNAAAEAVALTGGTVHTVSGATLDGATIVIENGRITAVGAAVAIPSGARIVSVAGKHVYPGFLDANSVLGLTEISAVLGTIDHTEIGDINPNVRSEVEINPESELILVTRANGVVASLVIPRGGAINGTSAIVHWDGWTYEDMTVAAPVGLHVQWPNMNPVRVWTETRTDEEQNKARDLRLAAIQRAFDDARAYLKALDAEGRAGIPRHDRDVKWDAMVKALRGEIPVLFHCDALSQINAVLAFADREKLPRVILVGGADAALVAAELRRRDIAVICGRTSALPRRSNEPYDAGMSLPARLRDAGVRFCISNGGSEDGSAANGRNLPYEAAMGAAYGLPRDEALKSITLYPAQILGVADRMGSIEPGRFGDLVITNGDPLEITTAVEQVWIRGHEVSLENRQTRLFKKYDARPRGPQARPR from the coding sequence ATGAAGCGCGCGATCATCGGACTCGCGGTCGCCGCACTCGTCGTCGGCTCCATGCGGAACGCCGCCGCCGAGGCGGTGGCGCTCACCGGCGGCACCGTCCACACCGTGAGCGGTGCGACGCTCGACGGCGCGACCATCGTGATCGAGAACGGACGCATCACCGCGGTCGGCGCCGCGGTCGCGATTCCGTCCGGTGCCCGCATCGTGTCGGTGGCCGGGAAGCACGTCTATCCCGGGTTTCTCGACGCGAACTCGGTGCTCGGACTGACCGAGATCTCCGCGGTGCTCGGCACCATCGATCACACCGAGATCGGCGACATCAATCCGAACGTGCGCTCCGAGGTCGAGATCAATCCCGAAAGCGAACTGATTCTCGTCACGCGCGCCAATGGTGTGGTCGCATCCCTGGTGATTCCCCGCGGCGGTGCGATCAACGGAACTTCGGCGATCGTTCACTGGGACGGCTGGACCTACGAGGACATGACGGTCGCCGCGCCGGTCGGGCTGCACGTTCAGTGGCCGAACATGAACCCGGTTCGCGTCTGGACCGAGACCCGCACCGACGAGGAACAGAACAAGGCCCGCGACCTTCGACTCGCCGCGATCCAGCGCGCCTTCGACGACGCGCGGGCCTACCTGAAGGCGCTCGACGCCGAGGGCCGTGCGGGCATACCGCGTCACGACCGCGACGTGAAGTGGGACGCGATGGTGAAGGCGCTGCGCGGGGAGATCCCGGTGTTGTTCCACTGCGATGCGCTGTCGCAGATCAACGCGGTGCTCGCGTTCGCGGATCGCGAGAAGCTCCCGCGTGTGATCCTGGTCGGCGGCGCGGACGCCGCGCTGGTCGCTGCGGAATTGCGGCGACGAGACATCGCGGTGATCTGTGGCCGAACCAGCGCCCTGCCGCGGCGCTCGAATGAACCCTACGACGCCGGCATGTCGCTGCCCGCGCGGTTGCGTGACGCCGGAGTGCGATTCTGTATTTCGAACGGCGGCAGTGAAGACGGTTCGGCCGCGAATGGCCGCAATCTGCCGTACGAGGCTGCGATGGGTGCCGCCTACGGGCTGCCGCGCGACGAGGCGCTCAAAAGCATCACGCTCTACCCGGCGCAGATTCTGGGCGTCGCGGACCGCATGGGCTCGATCGAGCCGGGGCGCTTCGGCGATCTCGTGATCACGAACGGCGATCCGCTCGAGATCACGACCGCGGTCGAACAGGTCTG